Proteins from one Penaeus vannamei isolate JL-2024 chromosome 8, ASM4276789v1, whole genome shotgun sequence genomic window:
- the LOC138862456 gene encoding peptidyl-prolyl cis-trans isomerase G-like: MNTGYTQDTKRTTKIQWIQEYRDTKKQTTGKTKKTKKRKTLHEYRKTKKTRKRKTLHEYSGYRNTGIQRHKETNYRKNKENKEKENTTGIQKIQRIQRHKETNYRKTENTGIQEYRDTKKQTTEIQKYKETHCRNTEIQEHKLQEYRNTETQINKLQKYREYRDTKKQTTGKTKKTKKRKTLQEYSGYRNTERQRNKLQEYRRYREYKDTKKQTTEIQRIQEDRDTKKQTTGKTKKTKKRKTLQEYSGYRNTGIQRHKETNYRKNKEKKNTTGIQWIQEYRRYREYRETKKKNTKKQKKTQRNKLQKIQ, from the exons ATGAACACAGGCTATACACAAGACACAAAAAGAACTACAAAAATACAGTGGATACAGGAatacagagacacaaagaaacaaactacaggaaaaacaaagaaaacaaagaaaagaaaaacactacaTGAATACA gaaaaacaaagaaaacaaggaaaagaaaaacactacATGAATACAGTGGATACAGGAATACAGGAatacagagacacaaagaaacaaactacaggaaaaacaaagaaaacaaagaaaaggaaaacactaCAGGAATACAGAAGATACAGAGAatacagagacacaaagaaacaaactacagaaaaacagagaatacaGGAATACAGGAatacagagacacaaagaaacaaactacagaaatacagaaatacaaggAGACACACTGCAGGAATACAGAAATACAGGAACACAAACTACAAGAGTACAGGAATACagagacacaaataaacaaactacagaaatacagagaatacagagacacaaagaaacaaactacaggaaaaacaaagaaaactaagaaaagaaaaacactacaGGAATACAGTGGATACAGgaatacagagagacaaagaaacaagctACAAGAATACAGAAGATACAGAgaatacaaagacacaaagaaacaaactacagaaatacaaagaatacaggaagacagagacacaaagaaacaaactacaggaaaaacaaagaaaactaagaaaagaaaaacactacaGGAATACAGTGGATACAGGAATACAGGAatacagagacacaaagaaacaaactacaggaaaaacaaagaaaagaaaaacactacaGGAATACAGTGGATACAGGAATACAGAAGATACAGAGAatatagagaaacaaagaaaaaaaacacaaagaaacaaaaaaaaacacaaagaaacaaactacaAAAAATACAGTAG